The following coding sequences lie in one Streptomyces venezuelae genomic window:
- a CDS encoding roadblock/LC7 domain-containing protein gives MIQQRANFDWMLKELADGVPQTRQIVVLSADGLRIARYGGDPDAADRIAAACAGLQSLAAAVATEIPRSDGGMKMVIIEINGGYFYLMAAGAGAYLAVLADETVDAGLIGTRMRDLVVRIGAHLTSPPRRDGQAV, from the coding sequence GTGATCCAGCAACGCGCCAACTTCGACTGGATGCTGAAGGAGCTCGCCGACGGAGTGCCGCAGACCCGGCAGATCGTGGTGCTCTCGGCGGACGGCCTGCGCATCGCGCGCTACGGCGGCGATCCCGACGCGGCCGACCGCATCGCCGCCGCCTGCGCGGGCCTGCAGAGCCTCGCCGCCGCCGTCGCCACCGAGATCCCCCGCAGCGACGGCGGCATGAAGATGGTCATCATCGAGATCAACGGCGGCTACTTCTACCTGATGGCCGCGGGCGCGGGCGCCTACCTCGCCGTGCTCGCCGACGAGACCGTCGACGCGGGCCTCATCGGCACCCGCATGCGTGACCTCGTCGTACGCATCGGGGCGCATCTGACCAGCCCGCCCCGGCGTGACGGGCAGGCCGTATGA
- a CDS encoding sensor histidine kinase — MVSVQSPPGGREVPYARVLLLPAMLMAAATGAAVASVAPPARPAVTWCGAVATLMVIAVGAEAVRRGRTIRGQRTQYAERLAFLERRIASHDDETVRLGRELLPDALWRLRQGEAPPEVIRNVVDKNEVYRELPASQRDLLRSILEILDNEEAMRESAQRAFVNIARRVQSIVHQQAAELREMEEFHGRNPEVFDDLLRIDHGTALIGRLADSITVLGGARPGRQWPEPVRLFSVLRGAMSRILDYPRVELHSIADVAILGTSVEPLIHACAELLDNATRYSPPQTKVHVTAVEVQTGIAVEIEDGGVSLSEEARARAERMLAQAQAGIDLNDLGETPRLGMAVVGRLSQMYNLQVSLRQSAYGGVRAVLIVPREMMTTGPAPGLAHGIGASAVPRVDNSGRTIEEPARNIRRKKPRVVTAGPPLRSPLTATMEDDVPEVTEWTEGGLPQRRSRVKISLAERYAQEAEAQRVAEAHAAATAQPPAPPKRQEPEPGLWIEAFMKGVKGDPAADQPEESGPVPPQNNHGNADERDWQ; from the coding sequence ATCGCCTCCCGGTGGCCGAGAAGTCCCTTACGCGCGCGTGTTGTTGCTGCCCGCCATGCTGATGGCGGCGGCGACCGGAGCCGCCGTCGCCTCGGTGGCACCGCCGGCCCGGCCCGCCGTCACCTGGTGCGGCGCCGTCGCGACCCTCATGGTCATCGCGGTCGGCGCCGAAGCGGTGCGCCGCGGCCGGACCATCCGGGGGCAGCGCACGCAGTACGCAGAGCGGCTCGCCTTCCTCGAACGGCGCATCGCATCCCACGACGACGAGACCGTGCGCCTGGGCAGGGAGCTCCTGCCCGACGCGCTCTGGCGGCTCCGGCAGGGCGAAGCGCCCCCGGAAGTCATCCGCAACGTCGTCGACAAGAACGAGGTCTACCGCGAACTCCCCGCATCTCAGCGCGACTTGCTGCGGTCCATCCTTGAGATCCTGGACAACGAGGAGGCGATGCGCGAATCCGCGCAGCGCGCCTTCGTCAACATCGCCCGTCGCGTCCAGTCGATCGTCCACCAGCAGGCCGCGGAACTCCGTGAGATGGAGGAGTTCCACGGACGCAACCCCGAGGTCTTCGACGACCTGCTGCGCATCGACCACGGCACCGCGCTGATCGGCCGGCTCGCCGACTCCATCACGGTGCTCGGCGGCGCGCGCCCGGGCCGCCAGTGGCCCGAGCCCGTCCGGCTGTTCAGCGTGCTGCGCGGCGCGATGTCCCGGATCCTCGACTACCCGCGCGTGGAACTGCACTCCATCGCCGACGTCGCCATCCTCGGCACGTCCGTCGAGCCGCTCATCCACGCCTGCGCCGAACTCCTCGACAACGCCACCCGGTACTCGCCCCCGCAGACCAAGGTGCACGTCACCGCGGTCGAGGTGCAGACCGGCATCGCCGTCGAGATCGAGGACGGCGGCGTCAGCCTCAGCGAGGAGGCGCGGGCCCGCGCCGAACGCATGCTGGCGCAGGCCCAGGCCGGCATCGACCTCAACGACCTCGGGGAGACGCCGCGCCTCGGCATGGCCGTCGTCGGCCGCCTCTCCCAGATGTACAACCTCCAGGTCTCCCTGCGGCAGTCCGCGTACGGCGGCGTCCGCGCGGTGCTCATCGTGCCGCGCGAGATGATGACCACCGGGCCCGCGCCCGGCCTCGCCCACGGCATCGGCGCCTCCGCCGTGCCCCGCGTCGACAACAGCGGCCGCACCATCGAGGAACCCGCCCGCAACATCCGCCGCAAGAAGCCGCGCGTCGTCACCGCGGGCCCGCCCTTGCGCTCCCCGCTCACCGCGACCATGGAGGACGACGTCCCCGAGGTCACCGAATGGACGGAGGGAGGCCTCCCGCAGCGCCGCAGCCGCGTCAAGATCTCCCTCGCCGAGCGGTACGCACAGGAGGCCGAGGCCCAGCGTGTCGCCGAGGCCCACGCCGCGGCCACCGCACAGCCCCCCGCACCGCCCAAGCGGCAGGAACCCGAACCGGGCCTGTGGATCGAGGCGTTCATGAAGGGCGTCAAGGGCGACCCCGCCGCGGACCAGCCGGAGGAGTCCGGTCCGGTGCCCCCGCAGAACAACCACGGCAACGCCGACGAGAGGGACTGGCAGTGA
- a CDS encoding GTP-binding protein: MDFRNSRNTDTITGPRSEDVLPHTAAAAVKVVIVGGFGVGKTTMVGSVSEIRPLTTEETMTQAGIGVDDNYGSESKTATTVAMDFGRISISEELVLYLFGTPGQERFWFLWNGLFEGALGAVVLIDTRRLEVSFDVIGRLEERGVPFVVAVNDFPDAPHHPVATLRRALDLEEIVPIMACDARRKESSRDVLMTLMRYLHSLTAARV; the protein is encoded by the coding sequence ATGGACTTCAGAAACTCTAGGAACACGGACACGATCACCGGCCCCCGCAGCGAGGACGTGCTGCCGCACACGGCCGCGGCCGCCGTGAAGGTCGTGATCGTGGGCGGGTTCGGGGTCGGCAAGACGACGATGGTCGGCTCGGTGAGCGAGATCCGCCCGCTGACCACCGAGGAGACGATGACCCAGGCGGGCATCGGCGTCGACGACAACTACGGCTCCGAGTCCAAGACGGCCACCACCGTGGCGATGGACTTCGGCCGCATCAGCATCTCCGAGGAGCTCGTCCTCTACCTCTTCGGGACCCCCGGCCAGGAACGCTTCTGGTTCCTGTGGAACGGCCTCTTCGAAGGCGCGCTCGGCGCGGTCGTGCTCATCGACACCCGCCGCCTCGAAGTCAGCTTCGACGTCATCGGCCGCCTGGAGGAGCGCGGCGTGCCGTTCGTCGTCGCCGTCAACGACTTCCCCGACGCGCCCCACCACCCGGTCGCGACCCTGCGCAGGGCCCTCGACCTGGAGGAGATCGTGCCGATCATGGCGTGCGACGCCCGCCGCAAGGAATCCAGCAGGGACGTCCTGATGACCCTGATGCGCTACCTCCACTCCCTGACCGCGGCCCGCGTCTGA
- a CDS encoding DUF742 domain-containing protein has translation MTPPQDSPRGPQQGDVPPQGGATPQRERRSPSNPERLYILTGEDSERAPLDLVTLIVAQGEASPTAQPEHSAVLRLCTTPLSVAELSAYMSLPFSVVTVVLTELLATDLVQARAPVVRSALPDRSLLEAVMHGLQKL, from the coding sequence ATGACTCCTCCGCAAGACTCCCCACGCGGCCCGCAACAGGGCGATGTCCCGCCGCAGGGCGGTGCGACTCCCCAGCGGGAGCGCCGCAGCCCCTCGAACCCGGAGCGGCTGTACATCCTCACGGGCGAGGACTCCGAGCGCGCGCCGCTCGACCTCGTCACCCTGATCGTCGCGCAGGGCGAGGCGTCCCCGACGGCGCAGCCGGAACACTCGGCGGTACTGCGGCTGTGCACGACGCCGCTGTCCGTCGCCGAGCTCTCGGCGTACATGTCGCTGCCGTTCTCCGTCGTGACCGTCGTCCTGACGGAGTTACTCGCGACCGACCTCGTGCAGGCGCGCGCCCCCGTCGTCCGCTCCGCGCTCCCCGACCGATCCCTCCTCGAAGCGGTGATGCATGGACTTCAGAAACTCTAG
- a CDS encoding cytochrome P450: protein MTTPPPSPWAGTDDLGAAPPGCPAHGLGPGGLRRIYGPEADTDLAGLYEKLRAEHGPVAPVLIHNDVPMWVVLGHSENLHMVRTPSQYTRDSRTWRAVRDGTAGLDHPLAPVFTWQPMCSFVEGDEHQRLRGAVTGAMSGIDHRGIRRYINRYTNHLLNDFCQEGHADLVSQFAEHLPMMVMCHVLGMPEEYNERIVQSARDMIKGTETAIASNAYVMEVLMGLVARRRANLEEDFTSRLIAHPAQLTDDEVGAHLRLVLIAAYEATANLIANVVRMVLTDPRFRAQLSGGQMTVPEAVEQSLWDEPPFSAMVGYFAKQDTQLGGQKIRAGDGLIMGIAPGNVDPVVRPDLAANMQGNRSHLAFSGGPHECPGQDIGRAIADTGVDALLMRLPDVELAIDERDLRWTSSIMSRHLVELPVKFAPRPPQDVTARPSAQLPPPRRDWHVSSPAPRPAAPAAPAAPPSPAAAPAPAPEAVRPKGAWQRFLTWWRGY, encoded by the coding sequence GTGACGACCCCTCCCCCTTCCCCCTGGGCCGGCACCGACGACCTCGGTGCCGCACCGCCCGGCTGTCCCGCCCACGGCCTCGGCCCCGGCGGCCTGCGCCGCATCTACGGCCCCGAGGCGGACACCGACCTCGCGGGCCTGTACGAGAAGCTGCGCGCCGAGCACGGCCCGGTCGCGCCCGTGCTGATCCACAACGACGTGCCGATGTGGGTCGTGCTCGGGCACAGCGAGAACCTCCACATGGTCCGCACCCCCTCGCAGTACACCCGCGACTCGCGCACCTGGCGCGCCGTGCGGGACGGCACCGCCGGCCTCGACCACCCGCTCGCCCCCGTCTTCACCTGGCAGCCGATGTGCAGCTTCGTCGAGGGCGACGAGCACCAGCGGCTGCGCGGCGCGGTCACCGGCGCCATGTCCGGCATCGACCACCGCGGCATCCGCCGCTACATCAACCGCTACACGAACCACCTGCTCAACGACTTCTGCCAGGAGGGCCACGCCGACCTCGTCAGCCAGTTCGCCGAGCACCTGCCGATGATGGTGATGTGCCACGTCCTCGGCATGCCCGAGGAGTACAACGAACGCATCGTGCAGTCCGCCCGCGACATGATCAAGGGCACCGAGACCGCCATCGCGAGCAACGCGTATGTGATGGAGGTCCTGATGGGGCTGGTGGCGCGGCGCCGCGCCAACCTCGAGGAGGACTTCACCAGCCGCCTCATCGCCCACCCCGCGCAGCTCACCGACGACGAGGTCGGCGCGCACCTGCGGCTCGTGCTCATCGCCGCGTACGAGGCGACCGCCAACCTCATCGCGAACGTCGTGCGGATGGTCCTCACCGACCCGCGCTTCAGGGCGCAGCTCAGCGGCGGGCAGATGACGGTGCCCGAGGCGGTCGAGCAGTCCCTGTGGGACGAGCCGCCGTTCAGCGCGATGGTCGGCTACTTCGCGAAGCAGGACACCCAGCTCGGCGGCCAGAAGATCCGCGCGGGCGACGGCCTGATCATGGGCATCGCGCCGGGCAACGTCGACCCGGTCGTGCGGCCCGATCTCGCCGCCAACATGCAGGGCAACCGCTCGCACCTCGCGTTCAGCGGCGGGCCGCACGAGTGCCCGGGACAGGACATCGGCCGCGCCATCGCCGACACCGGTGTCGACGCGCTCCTGATGCGCCTGCCGGACGTCGAACTCGCCATCGACGAGCGGGATCTGCGGTGGACCTCGTCCATCATGTCGCGGCACCTCGTGGAGCTGCCGGTCAAGTTCGCGCCGCGCCCGCCGCAGGACGTCACGGCCCGCCCTTCGGCGCAGCTGCCGCCTCCGCGCAGGGACTGGCACGTGTCGTCCCCGGCACCGCGCCCCGCGGCGCCCGCCGCCCCGGCCGCCCCGCCGTCACCGGCGGCCGCCCCGGCCCCGGCTCCCGAGGCCGTGCGGCCCAAGGGGGCGTGGCAGCGCTTCCTCACCTGGTGGCGTGGCTACTGA